From one Nycticebus coucang isolate mNycCou1 chromosome 14, mNycCou1.pri, whole genome shotgun sequence genomic stretch:
- the POLR2G gene encoding DNA-directed RNA polymerase II subunit RPB7 — protein sequence MFYHISLEHEILLHPRYFGPNLLNTVKQKLFTEVEGTCTGKYGFVIAVTTIDNIGAGVIQPGRGFVLYPVKYKAIVFRPFKGEVVDAVVTQVNKVGLFTEIGPMSCFISRHSIPSEMEFDPNSNPPCYKTVDEDIVIQQDDEIRLKIVGTRVDKNDIFAIGSLMDDYLGLVS from the exons ATGTTCTACCAC ATCTCCTTGGAGCACGAAATCCTGCTGCACCCGCGCTACTTTGGCCCCAACTTGCTCAACACGGTGAAGCAGAAACTCTTCACCGAGGTGGAGGGGACCTGCACGGGGAA GTATGGCTTTGTAATTGCTGTCACCACCATTGACAATATTGGTGCTGGTGTGATCCAGCCAGGCCGAGGCTTTGTCCTTTATCCAGTTAAGTACAAGGCCATTGTTTTCCGGCCCTTTAAAGGAGAAGTTGTGGATGCTGTTGTCACTCAGGTTAACAAG GTTGGACTCTTCACAGAAATTGGACCCATGTCTTGCTTCATCTCCCGACAT tccATTCCATCAGAAATGGAGTTTGATCCTAATTCCAACCCACCATGTTACAAGACAGTGGATGAG GACATTGTGATTCAGCAGGATGATGAGATCCGCTTGAAAATTGTGGGGACCCGTGTGGATAAGAATGACATT TTTGCTATTGGCTCCCTGATGGACGATTACTTGG GACTTGTGAGCTGA